The bacterium genome window below encodes:
- a CDS encoding fibronectin type III domain-containing protein, with product MNFLLGIVGTCRGPVRTFLLALVLASMAGGLGFATPSSDLAPGPPVNPQVRDRPNDAGSAIEITWDASFDDTDGRGIVSSYSIFCSTEAMSGFVCIGTVGSGRKSYKYVDYKVEDGRRYFYKLVAQTGNGAFSGADVLGPVMSSAQWFYSNRLTMLVALIIVSASVLVFISRARSGKELYIRPIAGLQAVDEAVGRATEMGRPVLYIPGIMDMDDVQTIAGVAILGRVARKTAEYETPLSVPVSRSVVMSAAQETVKEAYWDMGKLEAYHPDMVRYITDDQFGFAAGVDGIMLREKPATIFFLGAFYAESLILAETGHSIGAIQIAGTAMTSQLPFFVTACDYTLIGEELFAAGAYLTEDPRLMGSLKGQDVVKGLAIAFIIVGSILELSGIHWLTKLLVVN from the coding sequence TTGAATTTCTTATTAGGGATTGTCGGAACCTGTCGGGGACCAGTCCGGACTTTCTTACTTGCTCTCGTTCTCGCTAGCATGGCCGGGGGGTTGGGCTTTGCGACCCCGTCGTCCGATCTGGCGCCAGGGCCTCCTGTGAATCCCCAGGTCCGGGACAGGCCCAACGATGCTGGCTCGGCCATCGAGATTACTTGGGATGCGTCCTTCGATGACACAGACGGCCGGGGAATCGTCAGCTCCTATTCCATTTTTTGCTCTACCGAGGCTATGAGTGGTTTCGTGTGCATCGGCACGGTCGGTTCAGGCCGAAAGAGCTACAAATACGTTGACTACAAGGTTGAGGACGGCCGGCGGTACTTCTATAAGCTCGTCGCGCAGACCGGCAACGGGGCCTTCTCAGGCGCAGACGTGTTGGGCCCCGTTATGTCGTCTGCGCAGTGGTTTTACTCGAACCGCCTGACCATGTTGGTTGCGCTGATCATTGTCTCGGCCTCGGTCCTGGTCTTCATATCGAGGGCTCGTTCGGGCAAGGAGCTCTATATTAGGCCGATAGCCGGGCTTCAGGCGGTTGACGAGGCGGTAGGCCGTGCGACCGAGATGGGCCGGCCAGTCCTATACATACCCGGCATCATGGACATGGACGACGTCCAGACGATAGCCGGTGTGGCGATTCTTGGTCGGGTGGCCAGAAAGACAGCGGAATACGAGACCCCGCTTTCCGTCCCAGTGTCGCGCTCTGTGGTGATGTCAGCCGCACAGGAGACCGTAAAGGAGGCCTACTGGGACATGGGCAAACTAGAGGCCTACCATCCCGACATGGTCCGTTACATAACAGATGACCAGTTCGGCTTTGCAGCAGGCGTCGATGGCATCATGCTTCGCGAGAAGCCGGCCACCATCTTCTTTCTGGGCGCGTTCTACGCGGAGTCCTTGATACTTGCCGAGACAGGCCACTCCATTGGCGCGATACAGATAGCCGGGACGGCGATGACTTCGCAGCTGCCCTTCTTCGTAACGGCGTGTGATTACACCCTAATCGGTGAGGAGCTGTTTGCGGCCGGGGCCTATTTGACGGAGGACCCGCGGCTTATGGGCAGCCTGAAGGGCCAGGACGTCGTCAAGGGGCTTGCCATAGCGTTCATCATTGTGGGCTCGATTCTCGAGTTGTCGGGCATTCACTGGCTGACAAAACTTCTGGTAGTCAACTGA
- a CDS encoding fibronectin type III domain-containing protein, giving the protein MLTRASVSFAGRRLLHLSMCVLAGSLVLCCQALCQSPPSDTPPFPATNLVAKDTPDDDGGSITLSWTLSADDSGGKNDVIGYEVRRSKDPNGPFETVKSVSKGTSGVTDESKVENDAGYYYQVVTKDVGSETPSTVFGPIQAGVQWFNLGRLNTLIVTLIYITLLLYFIVQAKKGAKLFIRRIAGLDALEEAVGRATEMGKPILYVPGISTISDVATIASLNILSGVARTVAEYDTRIIVPNYDPIVMTVAQEVVREGFLAAGKPEAYNEQDVFYVTSSQFPFVAAVDGIMVRERPATNLFIGMFFAESLILAETGASTGAIQIAGTDAVAQLPFFIAACDYTLIGEELYAASAYLSRAPLLLGSLKGQDWMKMFLIGCILIGLITLNAGYDGFKSLFDIPLTIFR; this is encoded by the coding sequence ATGTTGACAAGGGCTTCGGTGTCATTTGCCGGCAGGCGATTGCTGCACCTCTCGATGTGTGTGCTGGCCGGGTCACTGGTCTTATGTTGCCAAGCGCTCTGTCAGTCGCCCCCGTCGGACACACCTCCCTTCCCAGCTACGAATCTTGTCGCCAAGGACACGCCGGATGATGACGGTGGTTCGATCACCCTCTCCTGGACACTTTCGGCCGACGATAGCGGTGGCAAAAACGACGTCATAGGATACGAGGTCCGGCGCTCAAAGGACCCCAATGGCCCGTTTGAGACGGTGAAGTCGGTGTCAAAAGGCACTTCCGGGGTCACGGACGAAAGCAAAGTCGAGAACGACGCAGGTTATTACTATCAGGTTGTAACGAAGGACGTTGGGAGCGAGACTCCCTCCACTGTCTTTGGGCCGATTCAGGCGGGAGTTCAGTGGTTCAACCTCGGGCGATTGAACACTCTGATCGTCACGCTCATTTATATAACACTGCTGCTCTATTTCATCGTTCAGGCCAAGAAAGGCGCGAAGCTCTTCATTCGTAGGATTGCCGGCCTCGATGCACTCGAGGAGGCGGTTGGCCGAGCGACGGAGATGGGCAAGCCTATTCTCTACGTGCCGGGCATTAGCACCATCAGTGACGTCGCGACGATAGCGTCGCTCAACATCCTGTCGGGAGTGGCCAGGACTGTCGCGGAATACGACACGAGAATAATCGTGCCGAACTACGACCCGATTGTTATGACTGTGGCTCAGGAGGTTGTTAGGGAGGGATTCCTGGCGGCAGGTAAGCCGGAAGCCTACAACGAGCAGGACGTGTTCTACGTCACCTCGAGCCAGTTTCCCTTTGTCGCTGCGGTTGACGGGATCATGGTCCGTGAGAGGCCCGCAACGAATCTCTTTATTGGGATGTTCTTTGCCGAGTCGCTAATTCTTGCCGAGACAGGCGCATCGACCGGAGCGATCCAGATAGCCGGCACCGACGCAGTCGCGCAGCTCCCGTTCTTCATAGCCGCGTGCGATTACACCCTCATCGGCGAGGAGCTCTACGCGGCGAGCGCATATCTCAGCCGAGCTCCACTTCTTCTGGGCAGTTTGAAGGGTCAGGACTGGATGAAGATGTTTCTCATCGGCTGTATATTGATAGGCCTAATTACCTTGAATGCCGGATATGATGGGTTCAAGAGTTTGTTTGATATTCCTTTAACGATCTTTAGATAA